In the Epinephelus lanceolatus isolate andai-2023 chromosome 6, ASM4190304v1, whole genome shotgun sequence genome, one interval contains:
- the sid1 gene encoding secreted immunoglobulin domain 1 gives MESLLVCLILLSVSGFWLEQPASALPASTVQVRVGENATLQCPLLDAFNASTTNASNTTAISAAYSTLSWYRKTAGQSPELLVTIRRADMSNVKYGAGVGPDKVSAAANGSLLLHNSEQSDSAVYYCGITQGEDPKMKPNATGAH, from the exons ATGGAGTCTCTGCTGGTCTGTCTGATCCTCCTCTCCGTCAGCG GTTTCTGGTTGGAGCAGCCTGCCTCCGCCCTGCCAGCCTCCACTGTACAGGTGAGAGTCGGGGAGAACGCCACCCTGCAGTGCCCCCTGCTGGATGCCTTCAACGCCTCCACCACTAATGCCTCCAACACCACCGCCATCAGTGCTGCGTACTCCACCCTCAGCTGGTACAGGAAGACAGCAGGACAGAGTCCAGAGCTGCTGGTGACCATCAGGCGTGCAGACATGTCTAATGTGAAGTATGGCGCCGGTGTTGGTCCTGATAAAGTCTCAGCTGCAGCCAACGgctcgctgctgctgcacaaCTCTGAGCAGAGCGACTCAGCAGTTTATTACTGCGGCATCACTCAGGGAGAAGACCCCAAGATGAAACCCAACGCCACAGGAGCTCACTGA